The following proteins are co-located in the Shouchella hunanensis genome:
- a CDS encoding FAD-dependent oxidoreductase has translation MKTQVLIVGGGVAGLTAALKLAKHGINVIVVEKSPHLGHAYKGELIQPKTIQLFERAGIYESFSSAWTTFSTIETSELDVHLKPMLRSSMDYKQLPPPYQYAAMLPHSEIKRLLLKEVKQYKAFTLLQPATFEQLEENKAIIKQGKQKTTIAFEFIIGAEGVNSRVREQAGIERKRHVYEHDFLTVSFPAPSGLKHGHLIATKDRFLGLFPLPNGYVRTVYLIRKGEYKTWRKGPLQVFYDHYVSLFPALDGYVQNIKEWKAIQLMVPIRQHANHYVKDNIALIGDAAHSVHPMAGEGMNLAIQGADCLGELLIDLYERRKGNAFLNQYESVHKKRVKAIMNLSHLGGLAYGKEGKAWQRSRTFALKQLLNNETLLTKYMFNISGLGFWPFSVKDSVTLVKRSKTTKVLNEMEQYQYDVEDDYPWKHQMR, from the coding sequence ATGAAAACACAAGTATTGATAGTTGGTGGGGGTGTCGCTGGTCTTACAGCAGCACTAAAGTTAGCAAAGCACGGCATAAACGTAATCGTAGTGGAAAAAAGCCCTCATCTCGGTCATGCGTATAAAGGTGAGCTCATCCAACCCAAGACGATACAATTGTTTGAGCGTGCAGGTATTTATGAGTCATTTTCAAGTGCTTGGACGACATTTTCTACGATTGAAACGTCTGAACTCGATGTGCACTTAAAGCCGATGTTGCGCTCATCAATGGATTACAAACAGTTGCCACCGCCTTACCAGTACGCAGCTATGCTGCCCCATAGTGAGATAAAGCGATTATTACTTAAGGAAGTGAAACAGTATAAAGCCTTTACTCTTCTTCAGCCTGCAACGTTTGAGCAACTGGAAGAGAATAAAGCCATCATCAAACAAGGAAAGCAGAAAACGACTATTGCGTTTGAGTTTATTATAGGCGCAGAAGGCGTTAACTCACGGGTGCGAGAACAAGCTGGAATTGAACGTAAAAGGCACGTATACGAGCACGATTTTTTAACGGTATCCTTCCCTGCTCCTAGCGGATTAAAGCATGGGCATTTAATTGCAACGAAAGATCGTTTTTTAGGCTTATTTCCATTACCGAATGGGTATGTTCGAACGGTTTACCTCATTCGAAAAGGAGAATATAAAACGTGGCGAAAGGGCCCGTTGCAAGTGTTCTATGATCATTATGTGTCACTATTTCCAGCGTTAGATGGGTATGTCCAAAACATTAAAGAATGGAAAGCCATTCAACTTATGGTCCCGATTCGTCAACATGCCAATCACTATGTGAAAGACAATATTGCTTTGATTGGTGATGCAGCTCACAGCGTCCATCCAATGGCAGGTGAGGGCATGAACTTGGCTATACAAGGTGCTGATTGTCTTGGCGAATTGTTGATTGACTTGTATGAAAGACGGAAGGGGAATGCGTTTTTAAACCAGTATGAATCTGTCCATAAAAAAAGAGTTAAGGCGATTATGAACCTCTCTCATTTAGGTGGACTAGCCTATGGGAAAGAGGGAAAAGCATGGCAAAGAAGTCGAACCTTTGCGCTAAAACAACTTTTAAATAATGAAACATTATTAACAAAATACATGTTTAACATTTCGGGACTCGGTTTTTGGCCGTTTTCAGTTAAAGATAGTGTGACATTAGTAAAGCGTAGTAAAACGACAAAGGTTTTAAACGAGATGGAGCAGTATCAATATGATGTAGAGGACGACTACCCTTGGAAACATCAAATGAGGTGA
- the queC gene encoding 7-cyano-7-deazaguanine synthase QueC, whose product MRKEKAIVVFSGGQDSTTCLFWALEQFDDVSVLIFDYGQRHKSEISVAKTIAAEAGVKAKVIDLQLLSQLNANALTNPEMAIEEGQDGDLPNTFVPGRNHLFLSFAAVVAKDLGAKHIITGVCETDFSGYPDCRDMFVKSLNVTLNLAMDEQFVIHTPLMWLNKEETWAMADRLGKLSYIREKTLTCYEGVIGDGCGTCPACKLRMNGLQAYLQKGEASV is encoded by the coding sequence ATGAGGAAAGAAAAAGCCATTGTCGTGTTTAGTGGTGGACAAGATAGTACTACTTGTCTTTTTTGGGCACTCGAACAGTTTGACGATGTATCGGTACTCATTTTTGACTATGGACAACGGCATAAAAGCGAAATTAGTGTCGCAAAAACGATTGCAGCAGAAGCTGGTGTGAAAGCAAAAGTGATTGATTTACAATTACTTTCTCAGTTAAATGCAAATGCATTAACAAATCCGGAGATGGCGATTGAAGAAGGACAAGATGGTGACTTGCCAAACACATTTGTACCAGGAAGAAACCACTTATTTCTGTCTTTTGCAGCAGTAGTGGCGAAAGATCTTGGCGCAAAACATATCATTACAGGCGTATGTGAAACGGATTTCAGTGGCTATCCAGATTGCCGTGATATGTTTGTTAAATCGTTAAACGTTACGTTAAACCTAGCAATGGATGAGCAATTTGTTATTCACACGCCTTTAATGTGGCTAAATAAAGAAGAGACATGGGCGATGGCAGATAGGTTAGGAAAACTTAGCTATATCCGTGAAAAGACATTAACTTGCTATGAAGGTGTGATTGGAGATGGATGTGGAACGTGTCCAGCTTGTAAATTAAGAATGAATGGTCTTCAAGCTTATTTACAAAAAGGGGAGGCGTCTGTATGA
- a CDS encoding SACOL1771 family peroxiredoxin encodes MVHRFFLECSWNGGRNSTGVIKTGALESTISIPSEMNGPGEGTNPDEMLLGAAATCFVITYAAMLERANIEKESLTLSSEARVDVTKNVFTFKEILHRPTVILKKQSDQERAKKFAYQAEKSCMISKALAGNVKVVVEPVVQVSN; translated from the coding sequence ATGGTGCATCGCTTTTTTCTTGAATGCAGCTGGAATGGCGGTAGAAATAGTACAGGGGTCATAAAAACTGGTGCATTAGAATCTACAATATCAATTCCAAGCGAGATGAATGGACCGGGGGAAGGAACAAACCCCGATGAGATGTTGTTAGGCGCAGCAGCGACATGCTTCGTTATTACTTATGCGGCTATGTTAGAAAGAGCCAATATTGAAAAAGAATCATTAACGCTTTCATCTGAAGCAAGAGTCGATGTAACAAAAAATGTGTTTACGTTTAAAGAAATCCTTCATCGGCCAACCGTTATCTTGAAAAAGCAGAGTGACCAAGAGCGAGCGAAGAAGTTTGCGTATCAGGCAGAGAAATCATGTATGATTTCAAAAGCATTGGCGGGAAATGTAAAGGTGGTGGTGGAGCCAGTTGTTCAAGTATCGAATTAA
- a CDS encoding class I SAM-dependent methyltransferase produces the protein METSNEVKEVADNHLRRMWHARKWMKQTEPFLMTWHAHLGYSLNLFQHFKKPETVENVANEYELDEVLLSRWVEVGIAVGHLKKKSKKKVQSKREMVMYLTKESERSVGILLEEMFELHIPTLLNYKKGLVRQEKTTSTPVASMVAETSKLLEAVTLPRVASRLKKQKSKAVLDVGCGLGGYMMTLAEQFPNIQFHGVEIDQDVCRRANEANSFQNVSIDQGDFKEMRFRKGYHTVMFNNILYYFTVVERLALIKKATDVLKKKGEIILITPLADGKHGKRFASAFNSFMTAHNEMHPLPTRKELAYMAKQANVKIVEERALIKEGGWYLIRLKKK, from the coding sequence TTGGAAACATCAAATGAGGTGAAAGAAGTGGCAGATAATCATTTAAGAAGAATGTGGCATGCGCGAAAATGGATGAAGCAAACCGAACCTTTTCTTATGACTTGGCACGCCCATTTAGGCTACAGCTTAAACTTATTTCAACATTTTAAAAAGCCTGAGACAGTTGAAAACGTAGCAAACGAGTACGAATTAGATGAAGTGTTGCTCAGCCGTTGGGTGGAAGTAGGTATAGCTGTCGGCCATTTGAAGAAAAAAAGCAAGAAAAAGGTACAAAGTAAACGTGAAATGGTCATGTACCTTACGAAAGAAAGTGAACGGTCGGTTGGAATCTTACTAGAGGAAATGTTTGAACTCCATATTCCAACGTTACTAAACTATAAAAAAGGGCTTGTACGGCAAGAAAAAACCACGTCAACACCTGTTGCAAGCATGGTAGCAGAAACGTCAAAACTTCTGGAAGCCGTAACGCTACCGCGAGTCGCATCTCGGTTAAAGAAACAAAAAAGCAAGGCAGTTTTGGACGTAGGGTGTGGCTTAGGTGGCTATATGATGACGTTGGCGGAACAGTTTCCAAACATTCAGTTTCACGGTGTTGAAATTGATCAAGACGTTTGCCGACGAGCGAATGAGGCGAATTCATTCCAAAACGTCAGCATTGATCAAGGAGACTTTAAAGAAATGCGTTTTCGAAAAGGGTACCACACTGTTATGTTTAATAATATTTTGTATTATTTTACGGTTGTAGAAAGGCTTGCTCTTATTAAAAAAGCAACGGATGTATTGAAAAAAAAGGGAGAAATCATACTTATCACGCCACTCGCAGATGGAAAGCATGGCAAACGCTTTGCCAGTGCGTTTAATAGCTTTATGACTGCTCATAATGAGATGCACCCGTTGCCAACAAGAAAAGAATTAGCCTATATGGCAAAACAAGCAAACGTAAAAATTGTCGAAGAGCGGGCGTTAATTAAAGAAGGTGGTTGGTATTTGATTCGACTAAAGAAGAAGTAA
- a CDS encoding lytic transglycosylase domain-containing protein, whose protein sequence is MKKWLYSILVLIVVLVGVAVLLFEQNDRFRQGLYKAIISENQIPEDYIPVYHEAADTYSIPWELLAAVHRVETIFSTMEPMESPVGALGHFQFMPRTWIGWTYPGVDDIGNVADDVDITDIGLIEEHNGYGTDATGNGEADPFNLYDSAYAAARFLSEHGAVDGDYEDALFSYNRSDAYVEEVMHYFETYKENYDPIQLYGKQEADKAH, encoded by the coding sequence ATGAAAAAATGGCTCTATTCCATTCTCGTTCTTATTGTTGTCCTTGTTGGTGTAGCTGTTCTCCTCTTTGAACAAAATGATCGTTTTCGACAAGGTCTTTACAAGGCAATCATTTCGGAAAATCAAATTCCAGAAGACTATATTCCTGTCTATCATGAAGCTGCAGACACCTATAGTATTCCTTGGGAGCTTCTTGCAGCTGTTCATCGAGTAGAGACAATATTTTCTACAATGGAACCAATGGAAAGCCCTGTTGGTGCCCTAGGTCATTTTCAATTTATGCCTAGAACCTGGATTGGTTGGACTTATCCAGGAGTAGATGATATTGGCAACGTAGCTGACGATGTAGACATCACAGACATTGGACTAATTGAAGAGCACAACGGCTATGGTACAGACGCTACTGGTAACGGAGAAGCCGATCCATTTAATTTGTACGATTCTGCTTATGCCGCGGCCCGTTTTCTTTCAGAACACGGTGCAGTAGATGGCGATTACGAAGACGCGTTGTTTTCTTACAATCGAAGTGATGCATATGTAGAGGAAGTGATGCATTATTTTGAAACCTACAAAGAAAATTATGATCCTATACAACTTTACGGTAAACAAGAGGCAGATAAAGCGCATTAA
- the sda gene encoding sporulation histidine kinase inhibitor Sda, whose protein sequence is MLQQLNDQLLIEACELAEKRNLNRDFVDILKEELERRGLGVSS, encoded by the coding sequence ATGTTACAACAATTAAATGATCAATTATTAATCGAGGCTTGCGAGCTCGCTGAAAAGAGAAACTTAAATCGTGATTTTGTGGACATCTTAAAAGAAGAGTTAGAAAGAAGAGGGCTTGGTGTCTCTAGCTAG
- a CDS encoding 2-oxoglutarate dehydrogenase E1 component — MSSKENSPEKPWQGFYGPNLGVVIELYEQYTEDPNSVDEETRAHFEKWGPPSLEESVSLSKDRVNQEIGSDMINAVVGAVKLADFIRAKGHLASDIQPIWKTHKNDDLISYERFNVTEEQLKNVPVDYICPQAPTHVKNGLQAIEHLRNVYSKTMAFEFGHVQDETERNWLRDKVESGTFADALSTEEKRGLLERLTSVEGFEKFIHRTFVGQKRFSIEGVDSLVPMLDMAINEVRKEKTDHVMIGMAHRGRLNVLAHTLGKPFKAIFAEFLQAPNKLIAPSEGLGETYSGWTGDVKYHLGADRQIVDDERSETIVSLANNPSHLEFVSPIVEGYARAAQEDRSKRGEPTQDSRRAYSILIHGDAAFPGQGIVTETLNLSRLNGYQVGGSLHIIANNNIGYTTEAYDSRSTTYASDPAKGFEIPILHVNADDPEACVKAIQFAVEYRRKFKKDFLVDLIGYRRFGHNEGDEPAVTQPELYTMIRKHPTARALYAEQLQAENVLTKDEVKKLDTDMYDYLLEEYNKVNADKAERNYELSPPDFIVDGLPKVKTNVEKDKLQSFNEQLLDWPERFNPNEKLKKILQRRANAFDGDGSVDWGLAEVLAFASIIHDGTPIRLSGQDTERGTFAHRHLVLHDRETNETHTPLQAFEDANASFAVYNSPLSEQACVGFEYGYNVFSKETLVLWEAQFGDFVNGAQVMFDQWVSAGRAKWGQKSGLVVLLPHGYEGAGPEHSSGRVERFLNSAAENNWTIANCTSAAQYFHILRRQAKILQKNTVRPLIIMTPKSLLRNQNIASTTAEFAEGEFKPILEEPILGKDRQAVKRIILTSGKLAIELQDHIKKNDEDWSWLHIIRVEELYPFPRRAIRELLKEFPNLEEVKWVQEEPKNMGAWSFMEPRILEILPKDVPLSYIGRTFRSSPAEGVSNAHKVEQKRIITESLTRKN; from the coding sequence ATGTCCAGCAAGGAAAACAGCCCGGAAAAACCTTGGCAAGGATTTTATGGTCCGAACCTCGGAGTTGTAATAGAGCTGTATGAGCAATATACGGAAGACCCAAATTCCGTAGATGAAGAAACAAGAGCACATTTTGAAAAATGGGGTCCACCTTCTTTAGAAGAGTCCGTTAGTTTATCTAAAGATCGTGTGAATCAAGAAATTGGCTCGGACATGATAAACGCTGTTGTCGGTGCTGTGAAGCTGGCAGATTTTATTCGAGCCAAAGGTCACTTAGCATCTGACATTCAACCAATATGGAAAACTCATAAAAATGATGACCTTATTAGTTATGAACGCTTTAATGTTACTGAAGAACAACTTAAGAATGTACCGGTGGATTATATTTGTCCACAAGCCCCAACTCATGTCAAAAACGGATTGCAAGCAATAGAACATTTACGCAATGTCTATTCCAAAACAATGGCATTTGAGTTTGGTCATGTACAAGACGAAACAGAACGAAATTGGTTAAGAGACAAGGTTGAATCAGGAACGTTTGCAGATGCTTTGTCGACAGAGGAGAAGCGTGGTTTACTGGAGCGATTAACATCGGTGGAAGGCTTTGAGAAATTTATTCACCGTACGTTTGTAGGGCAAAAGCGCTTTTCCATTGAAGGTGTAGACTCATTAGTGCCTATGCTAGATATGGCGATTAATGAAGTACGAAAAGAAAAAACCGATCATGTGATGATTGGTATGGCGCACCGTGGTCGCTTAAATGTGCTTGCGCACACATTAGGGAAGCCTTTTAAAGCGATCTTTGCTGAATTTTTGCAAGCGCCAAACAAATTAATTGCGCCATCTGAAGGGCTTGGCGAAACCTATTCGGGTTGGACAGGCGATGTAAAATACCATTTAGGTGCTGATCGCCAAATTGTAGATGATGAGCGTTCTGAAACAATCGTATCACTAGCGAATAACCCGAGTCACCTAGAGTTTGTCTCTCCGATTGTGGAAGGGTATGCTCGAGCAGCTCAAGAGGATCGAAGTAAACGTGGTGAACCGACACAAGATTCACGTCGTGCATACTCCATCCTGATACACGGAGATGCAGCTTTTCCTGGTCAAGGAATTGTAACCGAAACGTTAAATTTAAGTCGTTTAAATGGGTATCAAGTTGGCGGTTCCCTCCACATTATTGCGAACAACAATATAGGTTATACGACAGAAGCATACGATTCTCGCTCCACTACATACGCAAGTGATCCTGCAAAAGGTTTTGAAATTCCGATTCTCCACGTTAATGCAGATGATCCCGAAGCGTGTGTGAAAGCAATCCAGTTCGCTGTTGAATACCGTAGGAAATTTAAGAAAGATTTTCTAGTCGATTTAATTGGTTATCGTCGCTTCGGTCACAATGAAGGAGATGAACCAGCGGTCACACAACCGGAACTGTATACCATGATTCGTAAACATCCAACAGCAAGAGCATTATATGCTGAACAGCTACAAGCAGAAAATGTGTTAACGAAAGACGAAGTAAAAAAACTCGATACGGATATGTATGATTATTTACTTGAAGAATACAACAAAGTCAATGCTGATAAAGCTGAGCGAAACTATGAGTTAAGCCCACCTGATTTTATTGTGGACGGGTTACCAAAAGTAAAAACGAATGTAGAAAAAGATAAACTTCAATCTTTCAATGAACAGCTACTTGATTGGCCAGAACGTTTTAATCCAAATGAAAAACTAAAGAAAATACTGCAAAGACGTGCGAATGCATTTGATGGTGACGGAAGTGTTGACTGGGGATTAGCGGAAGTATTAGCTTTTGCGTCTATCATTCACGACGGTACACCAATTCGTTTAAGCGGTCAAGACACAGAGCGAGGCACGTTTGCGCATCGTCATCTTGTCTTACATGATCGTGAAACAAACGAAACGCACACGCCTCTTCAAGCGTTTGAAGATGCAAATGCGTCCTTTGCGGTTTACAATAGTCCGTTGTCAGAGCAAGCATGTGTAGGTTTTGAATACGGTTACAATGTCTTTTCAAAAGAAACATTAGTATTATGGGAAGCCCAGTTTGGTGATTTTGTGAACGGCGCACAAGTCATGTTTGACCAATGGGTATCTGCTGGACGAGCAAAATGGGGTCAGAAATCTGGATTAGTTGTTCTCTTGCCACACGGGTATGAAGGAGCAGGACCTGAGCATTCAAGTGGGCGTGTAGAACGTTTCCTTAACTCGGCAGCTGAAAACAACTGGACGATTGCTAACTGCACATCGGCAGCCCAATATTTCCACATTTTGCGACGTCAAGCAAAAATATTGCAGAAGAATACAGTTCGCCCTCTTATTATCATGACGCCAAAAAGCTTGTTGCGAAATCAAAACATTGCTTCGACAACAGCCGAATTTGCGGAAGGCGAGTTTAAGCCGATTTTAGAAGAGCCTATTTTAGGAAAAGATCGTCAAGCAGTGAAACGAATTATCTTAACAAGTGGGAAATTAGCGATTGAGCTGCAAGACCACATTAAAAAGAATGATGAGGACTGGAGCTGGCTTCATATTATTCGGGTGGAGGAACTTTATCCGTTCCCGCGTAGAGCCATTCGTGAACTATTAAAAGAGTTTCCTAATTTAGAAGAAGTGAAATGGGTGCAAGAGGAACCGAAAAATATGGGAGCGTGGTCCTTTATGGAGCCGCGAATTCTAGAAATTCTACCGAAAGATGTTCCATTAAGCTATATCGGCCGGACATTCCGTTCAAGCCCAGCGGAAGGCGTATCAAACGCTCATAAAGTGGAACAAAAACGAATCATCACGGAATCGTTGACGCGCAAAAACTAA
- a CDS encoding TetR/AcrR family transcriptional regulator has translation MAKRKLNKEDIFAATDALLTESGYEGFHFKPLALLLDVGRSTIYEYYPNKEELLVAYMSHIMEAFVQDQKHISPTETVFVQLEKLIYLFMKHDRILLAIDLTPHIEKKANERVKVVLKQLWTHHHQVFDYIRKLVTAGIESGEIRQDVPAHLVETLIFQSISLNKARKTESKEAWASAISELIVKGIRST, from the coding sequence ATGGCAAAAAGAAAGCTAAATAAAGAAGATATTTTTGCGGCAACCGACGCTTTGTTAACGGAATCAGGCTATGAAGGATTTCATTTTAAGCCATTAGCTTTGTTATTAGATGTAGGCAGAAGTACAATTTATGAATACTATCCGAATAAGGAAGAATTATTAGTGGCATATATGTCTCATATTATGGAAGCGTTTGTTCAGGATCAAAAGCATATTTCTCCAACAGAGACGGTTTTTGTTCAATTAGAAAAACTTATTTACCTGTTCATGAAGCATGATCGAATTTTACTTGCCATTGATTTAACACCGCATATTGAGAAGAAAGCGAACGAGCGTGTTAAAGTGGTTTTAAAACAATTATGGACCCATCATCATCAAGTATTTGATTACATTCGCAAGTTGGTCACTGCAGGGATTGAATCAGGAGAAATACGTCAGGATGTACCTGCTCATCTTGTAGAAACGTTAATTTTCCAATCGATCTCATTGAATAAAGCACGAAAAACAGAATCAAAAGAAGCGTGGGCTTCGGCAATTAGCGAACTGATTGTTAAAGGCATTCGCTCAACTTAG
- the queF gene encoding preQ(1) synthase, producing MAGRNEETLTDVTLLGNQGTEYAFTYNPSVLETFDNQHPNRDYFVKFNCPEFTTLCPKTHQPDFATIYISYIPDVKMVESKSLKLYLFSFRNHGDFHEDSVNTIMNDLIALMNPRYIEVWGKFTPRGGISIDPYCNYGKKGTKFEEMANYRMMNHDLYPETITNR from the coding sequence ATGGCAGGAAGAAATGAAGAAACCTTAACCGATGTAACGCTACTAGGAAATCAAGGGACAGAATATGCGTTTACGTATAATCCTAGTGTACTAGAAACGTTTGACAATCAACATCCTAATCGTGATTATTTTGTTAAATTTAACTGTCCTGAGTTTACGACATTATGTCCAAAAACCCATCAACCAGATTTTGCAACGATTTACATTAGCTATATCCCTGACGTGAAGATGGTTGAAAGTAAGTCACTTAAACTTTATTTATTCAGTTTTCGTAACCATGGTGACTTTCATGAAGATTCCGTTAACACGATTATGAACGACTTAATTGCATTAATGAATCCACGTTATATCGAAGTATGGGGAAAATTTACGCCGAGAGGCGGCATCTCGATTGACCCCTATTGCAATTATGGGAAAAAAGGAACGAAATTTGAGGAAATGGCGAATTACCGGATGATGAACCACGATCTTTACCCAGAGACGATTACAAATCGATGA
- the queE gene encoding 7-carboxy-7-deazaguanine synthase QueE — translation MSSVIPVLEVFGPTIQGEGAVIGQKTMFVRTGGCDYRCSWCDSAFTWDGTGKSEALTAEAIVERLDTLAPASYGHVTISGGNPLLHKGIGQLVTLLQARGIQTAVETQGTFWQDWLKQIDAVTISPKPPSSGMKTNWESLNQCLTQLEASQVSIKVVVFNQTDYQYAKEVHQRFPAYDFYLQVGNEDPTTANQQKLMHDLLQQYEQLIDWTMNDEEMNRVRVLPQLHTLLWGNKRGV, via the coding sequence ATGAGTAGTGTCATTCCCGTACTTGAAGTATTTGGCCCTACGATACAAGGAGAGGGAGCAGTGATTGGTCAAAAGACAATGTTTGTTCGAACTGGTGGTTGCGACTATCGGTGCTCTTGGTGTGATTCAGCGTTTACATGGGATGGTACAGGAAAAAGTGAAGCATTAACGGCTGAAGCCATTGTGGAGCGGTTGGATACACTTGCCCCAGCATCTTACGGCCATGTCACAATTTCTGGTGGGAACCCGTTGCTTCATAAGGGGATCGGCCAACTTGTTACCCTTTTGCAAGCAAGAGGTATTCAAACGGCGGTCGAAACCCAAGGAACGTTCTGGCAAGATTGGCTCAAGCAAATTGATGCCGTTACAATTAGCCCTAAACCCCCAAGTTCTGGAATGAAAACAAACTGGGAGTCTTTAAACCAATGCTTAACCCAATTAGAAGCAAGTCAAGTAAGTATAAAAGTGGTCGTTTTTAATCAAACCGACTATCAATATGCTAAAGAAGTTCATCAACGTTTTCCAGCGTATGACTTTTATTTACAAGTTGGAAATGAAGATCCAACAACTGCTAATCAGCAGAAGCTTATGCATGATCTATTGCAACAGTATGAACAGTTAATTGACTGGACGATGAATGATGAAGAAATGAATCGTGTTCGAGTGTTGCCACAGCTACATACGTTGCTGTGGGGGAATAAGCGAGGCGTTTAG
- a CDS encoding aminopeptidase, translated as MSFNAKIEKYADLAVRVGINIQKDQTLYIRTPMHAAAFVRVVAKKAYEAGAKHVRVEWNDEELTKIKYQHAPEEAFSEFPQWQADVLVKEAEHNAAFLSIAGSDPDLLKGINPERIAAANKASGQANSTFRRYIQSDKVSWSIVAVPSEKWAEKVFPDKQGEEAIDALWEAIFAATRIHEQDPIAAWQDHLALLDEKMVILNEKRFHALHYTSDKTDLTIELPATHIWASGGSTSKAGVDFVANMPTEEVFTAAQKDGVNGTVGSTKPLNYGGTLITNFSLTFKDGKVVDFSAEEGEETLKRLLETDEGSRAIGEVALVPHRSPISNTNLIFYNTLFDENASNHLALGSAYAFNIAGGKDMNEQELQDAGINQSITHVDFMMGSAEMNIDGIHQDGTKEAVFRNGEWAI; from the coding sequence ATGAGCTTTAACGCAAAAATAGAGAAATATGCAGATCTAGCTGTTCGAGTCGGCATTAACATTCAAAAAGACCAAACGTTATACATACGTACACCGATGCATGCGGCGGCATTTGTGCGAGTTGTTGCAAAAAAAGCGTATGAGGCAGGCGCAAAGCATGTTCGCGTTGAATGGAATGATGAGGAACTGACGAAAATTAAATATCAACATGCACCTGAAGAAGCATTCTCAGAGTTTCCACAATGGCAAGCTGATGTTCTAGTGAAAGAAGCTGAGCATAATGCAGCGTTTTTAAGCATTGCTGGATCAGATCCTGACTTGCTAAAAGGAATTAATCCTGAGCGTATTGCAGCAGCAAATAAAGCTTCTGGTCAGGCCAATAGTACCTTTAGACGATACATCCAATCTGATAAAGTAAGCTGGTCCATTGTAGCCGTTCCATCTGAAAAATGGGCTGAAAAAGTGTTTCCGGATAAACAAGGGGAAGAAGCAATCGATGCACTTTGGGAGGCTATCTTTGCGGCGACTCGTATTCATGAACAAGACCCAATAGCGGCTTGGCAGGATCATCTTGCTCTATTAGATGAAAAAATGGTGATTTTAAATGAAAAGCGTTTTCATGCTCTCCATTACACGTCTGATAAGACAGATCTTACAATTGAATTACCAGCAACACATATTTGGGCTTCTGGTGGATCAACAAGTAAAGCTGGCGTTGATTTTGTGGCCAACATGCCCACAGAAGAAGTCTTTACTGCCGCTCAAAAAGATGGCGTGAATGGGACAGTGGGAAGTACAAAGCCACTCAATTACGGCGGAACATTAATTACCAATTTCTCACTAACTTTTAAGGATGGTAAAGTCGTTGATTTTTCTGCAGAAGAAGGCGAAGAGACACTAAAGCGCTTGTTAGAGACAGACGAAGGCTCTCGAGCTATTGGTGAGGTAGCGCTCGTTCCTCACCGTTCTCCTATCTCAAATACGAATCTCATTTTCTACAATACGTTATTCGATGAAAATGCTTCTAATCACTTAGCTTTAGGCAGTGCTTATGCGTTTAATATCGCAGGTGGCAAAGATATGAACGAGCAAGAGTTACAAGATGCCGGAATTAATCAAAGTATCACTCATGTCGATTTTATGATGGGATCAGCAGAGATGAACATTGATGGCATTCATCAAGATGGTACGAAAGAAGCCGTATTTCGCAATGGTGAGTGGGCTATTTAA
- the queD gene encoding 6-carboxytetrahydropterin synthase QueD: MIQQIYPTTPHLYAFELNKDMQLATAHFIDYEDAGKCQRVHGHTYTINITIAGDHLTDTGFLVDFKQLKQLIHDRFDHQLLNEDPLFHDVPPSTENVAKTVYELIEASLKTMTNAPTCIQVFVRETPTSYVVYRPKEVHHE; this comes from the coding sequence ATGATCCAACAAATCTATCCAACTACACCCCATTTATATGCATTTGAATTAAACAAGGATATGCAGCTGGCAACGGCTCATTTTATTGATTATGAGGACGCAGGGAAATGTCAGCGAGTTCATGGTCATACGTATACGATCAATATTACAATTGCAGGCGATCATTTAACGGATACGGGGTTTCTTGTAGATTTTAAACAATTAAAGCAACTTATTCATGATCGATTTGATCATCAGCTTTTAAATGAAGATCCGTTATTTCATGACGTGCCGCCCTCAACAGAGAATGTGGCTAAAACCGTTTATGAGTTAATTGAAGCATCACTAAAAACAATGACAAACGCACCAACGTGTATACAAGTATTTGTACGTGAGACGCCAACGAGCTATGTTGTTTATCGTCCGAAAGAAGTGCACCATGAGTAG